From a region of the Terriglobia bacterium genome:
- a CDS encoding sigma-70 family RNA polymerase sigma factor, which produces MELLERFAADDMDAFETLFRQFQRDVYRWIMRIVRDPAAAEDLTVETFWRIYRSRARFDPKREFGAWARRIASNVALDHLRSAPRETELDEGRAADPAPDRAAQQGVREALCRAFRRLPAKLRAVAALALIEEQPQAVIAEALGISVATVKSREFRAVRLLRHSLRRMGVDL; this is translated from the coding sequence ATGGAACTGTTGGAGCGGTTCGCAGCGGACGACATGGACGCGTTCGAGACGCTTTTCCGCCAGTTCCAGCGCGATGTCTACCGCTGGATTATGCGCATTGTCCGCGACCCGGCGGCTGCGGAAGACCTGACGGTGGAGACCTTCTGGCGCATCTATCGCTCGCGGGCACGGTTCGATCCCAAGCGCGAGTTCGGTGCCTGGGCCCGGCGCATCGCCAGCAATGTCGCGCTCGACCACCTGCGCAGCGCTCCCAGGGAAACCGAACTGGATGAGGGGCGCGCCGCCGATCCAGCGCCCGATCGCGCTGCGCAGCAAGGGGTGCGCGAGGCTCTCTGCCGGGCGTTCCGCCGGCTGCCGGCAAAGCTCAGGGCAGTGGCGGCGCTTGCGCTCATCGAAGAACAACCACAAGCAGTAATCGCGGAAGCGCTCGGCATTTCCGTCGCGACCGTCAAGTCGCGTGAGTTCCGCGCCGTGCGCCTGCTGCGGCACAGTCTTAGACGAATGGGAGTGGATTTATGA
- a CDS encoding IS91 family transposase, translated as MGRHALELADIFRLHGPAYREAYRGMINSMQRRVMRAIEACRTAVLGGHVEKCDRCGHRRIHYNSCGNRHCNKCQSLARARWLEKHRALLLPVPYFHVVFTVPAAISSLALQNQRLVYSILFRAAAQTLRRIAGDPKHLGARIGFLAVLHTWGQNLQHHPHLHCVVPSGGLSIDGRRWVRGRAHFFLPVRVLSRLFRGVFLHGLQEARAAGKLRFDGSLQKLSDAGAFAHWIKTCRSSEWVVYAKPPFGGPEQVLDYLGRYTHRVAISNNRLISLQDDKVTFRWKDYRAGNRQKRMTLDAEEFIRRFLLHALPRGFVRIRHYGWLANAQCRQKLALCRKLLGFERPEEEQKGSTQNLRDTGKELTAASFMICPACGQGRMVVIEIIDPTGSLREPMPTIDSS; from the coding sequence ATGGGCAGGCATGCGCTCGAGCTTGCAGATATCTTTCGTCTGCATGGCCCGGCTTACCGCGAAGCCTATCGCGGCATGATCAACTCGATGCAGCGGCGCGTCATGCGCGCCATCGAGGCCTGCCGCACGGCGGTTCTGGGCGGGCATGTGGAGAAGTGTGACCGTTGTGGGCATCGCAGGATCCATTACAATTCCTGCGGCAACCGCCATTGCAACAAATGCCAGTCCCTGGCCCGCGCCAGGTGGCTCGAAAAACACCGCGCGCTGCTTCTGCCGGTACCCTATTTTCATGTGGTCTTCACCGTTCCCGCCGCCATCTCCTCGCTGGCGCTGCAAAACCAGCGCCTTGTTTACAGCATCCTGTTTCGCGCGGCCGCGCAAACCTTGCGCCGCATCGCCGGAGATCCCAAACATCTCGGCGCCCGGATTGGCTTTCTCGCGGTGTTGCACACTTGGGGGCAAAACCTGCAGCATCATCCCCACTTGCATTGCGTCGTGCCCAGCGGCGGCCTTTCCATCGACGGCCGTCGCTGGGTTCGCGGCCGCGCTCACTTCTTCCTTCCGGTGCGTGTCCTCAGCCGTCTCTTCCGAGGCGTATTCCTCCATGGCCTGCAAGAAGCGCGGGCCGCGGGAAAGCTCCGCTTCGACGGTTCCCTTCAGAAACTCAGCGATGCCGGCGCCTTTGCGCATTGGATCAAAACCTGCCGCAGCAGCGAATGGGTGGTTTACGCCAAGCCGCCGTTCGGCGGCCCGGAGCAGGTCCTGGACTACCTCGGCCGCTATACCCACCGCGTTGCGATCTCCAACAACCGGCTGATCAGTCTTCAGGACGACAAGGTGACTTTCCGCTGGAAAGATTACCGGGCTGGAAACCGGCAGAAACGCATGACCCTGGACGCCGAGGAGTTCATCCGCCGCTTTCTCCTGCACGCCCTGCCTCGCGGCTTTGTCCGCATCCGGCACTACGGCTGGCTCGCCAATGCCCAGTGCCGCCAGAAGCTGGCCTTATGTCGCAAATTGCTTGGGTTCGAGCGGCCCGAAGAAGAGCAAAAAGGGTCCACTCAGAACTTGAGGGATACCGGCAAAGAGCTCACGGCCGCGTCGTTCATGATCTGTCCGGCTTGCGGCCAAGGGCGCATGGTTGTGATCGAGATCATCGATCCGACCGGCAGCTTACGCGAGCCGATGCCGACGATCGATTCATCATGA
- a CDS encoding site-specific integrase has product MTPLRQRMIEDLRLRNRSANTQRLYVRQVARFAQFFGKSPELLGPEDVRTYQVYLSQQKCASWSTLNQAVSALRFLYRVTLGREWTLGLIPLPKKPQTLPVVLSQEEVCRFFDNIPNLKHRAIVMTAYATGLRVSEVTCLRVTDIDSDRMMIRVRLGKGQKDRYVMLSPHLLQLLCAYWKLARPKEWLFPGRPPTRPITREAIHKVCVRAGHAAALTKPSHVRALRHAFASHLLENGANIRVIQILLGHRSLRTTARYTHVSRETICSTSSPLDLLPKTVEEIRKLTDPKS; this is encoded by the coding sequence ATGACACCTCTGCGTCAACGAATGATCGAAGACCTGAGGTTGCGGAACCGTTCGGCCAATACCCAGAGACTCTACGTACGTCAAGTCGCCAGGTTCGCGCAGTTTTTCGGCAAGTCGCCGGAACTGCTCGGGCCGGAAGATGTCCGCACCTACCAAGTTTACCTCAGTCAGCAAAAATGCGCTTCCTGGTCCACACTCAATCAGGCCGTCAGCGCCCTGCGCTTCCTCTACCGCGTCACGCTCGGCAGAGAATGGACCCTCGGGCTCATCCCTCTCCCGAAGAAGCCACAGACTCTGCCCGTGGTGCTCAGTCAGGAAGAAGTATGCCGCTTCTTTGACAACATTCCCAATCTCAAACACCGGGCGATTGTGATGACCGCCTACGCCACGGGCCTGCGCGTAAGCGAAGTCACCTGTTTGCGCGTGACCGACATCGACTCGGACCGCATGATGATCCGCGTCCGGCTCGGCAAGGGACAGAAAGACCGCTATGTCATGCTTTCGCCCCATCTGCTGCAACTGCTGTGCGCCTACTGGAAACTGGCCCGTCCGAAGGAGTGGCTTTTCCCGGGCCGTCCTCCCACGCGCCCCATCACGCGCGAAGCCATCCATAAGGTCTGCGTGCGAGCCGGCCATGCCGCCGCTCTGACGAAGCCGTCCCATGTGCGCGCCTTGCGCCATGCGTTTGCGTCCCATCTGCTGGAAAACGGTGCCAACATCCGCGTCATCCAGATCCTGCTCGGCCATCGCAGCTTGCGCACTACGGCCCGCTACACGCACGTTTCCAGGGAAACCATTTGTTCCACTTCCAGTCCGCTGGACTTGCTGCCCAAGACGGTAGAGGAGATCCGCAAACTCACCGACCCTAAATCCTGA
- a CDS encoding ribbon-helix-helix protein, CopG family, which yields MKKTSRKKAAPAESIATKAERGEDVSRYFTNRGKMMQPIQRINLDVTADMLQELDRAATELNVSRQAVIKVLIRHALDQHHLAQQARRNK from the coding sequence ATGAAGAAAACGAGTAGGAAAAAAGCGGCGCCAGCGGAATCCATCGCCACAAAGGCGGAGAGGGGAGAGGACGTTTCGCGCTACTTCACCAATCGGGGCAAAATGATGCAACCCATTCAGCGGATCAACCTGGATGTGACGGCGGACATGTTGCAGGAATTGGATCGGGCCGCAACCGAACTGAACGTGAGCCGTCAGGCGGTGATCAAGGTCTTGATCCGCCACGCGCTGGATCAACACCACTTGGCTCAGCAGGCACGGCGAAACAAGTGA
- a CDS encoding site-specific integrase: MLVPKQHSTQKGAVMVTPLRQGMSEDMRVRNLAVTTQKAYIDQVAKFAKYFGKSPALLGPEEVRTYQVYLRNENKLGWSTFNGAVCALRFLYQNTLHVDWVFEKIPYAKKPRKRPIILSLDEVCGFIQAIPNLKHRLLVILGYGTGLRASEALQLRIGDIDSKRMMIRANQGKWRSDRDVPLSPTLLAWLRAYWKIVRPTEYLFPGRNPARPLARKTLGTARL, translated from the coding sequence ATGTTGGTGCCTAAGCAACATTCAACTCAGAAAGGAGCCGTTATGGTTACGCCCTTGCGTCAAGGTATGTCCGAGGACATGCGGGTGCGCAATCTTGCTGTCACCACGCAAAAAGCATACATCGATCAGGTCGCCAAATTCGCAAAATATTTTGGCAAGTCACCGGCTTTGCTGGGTCCTGAAGAAGTTCGGACCTATCAGGTCTACCTCAGAAATGAGAACAAACTTGGTTGGAGCACCTTCAATGGCGCTGTCTGCGCCCTCCGCTTTCTTTACCAGAACACGCTGCATGTCGATTGGGTTTTCGAAAAGATCCCGTATGCCAAGAAGCCCAGGAAGCGCCCCATCATTCTCAGTCTGGACGAAGTTTGCGGATTCATCCAGGCTATTCCCAATCTCAAGCACCGCCTGTTGGTGATCCTCGGTTATGGTACCGGGCTTCGTGCTTCAGAAGCCCTGCAATTGCGCATTGGCGACATCGACTCCAAACGCATGATGATCCGCGCCAATCAAGGAAAATGGAGAAGCGACCGGGATGTTCCCCTCTCTCCTACGCTTCTGGCTTGGCTGCGAGCTTATTGGAAGATCGTTCGTCCTACCGAATACCTCTTCCCAGGAAGAAACCCGGCCCGACCTCTGGCAAGAAAAACACTCGGCACAGCGCGTTTATGA